The Lujinxingia vulgaris DNA window GAGGTCTTTGAGACTGGCGAGCGTCGGCTGGCCGGCCAGACGGCACCGGCCTGCGGGCTGACCCTGGAGCGTGTGTTTTACCCGGATTATCCCTGGGAGGATCCGCAGCCGGAGCTCGGCGGTGCTTACCTCTCGGAGGTGGGGGAGGGCTGAGCGCTGGCTTCGGGAGCCGGCGCTGGTTGAGGCGCGGCGTTTTGCTCGGCCACAAACGCGCTCTGTTCTTCTTTGCTCATCAGGGGGTAGCGCTGGCGCACCGGCTCCAGGTTGACGGTGATGTTGCGCTCGTCGCGGGTTTTCTGGACGAACTCCTGGTTAAAGCGCTGCGCGTTTCGGGCCATAAAGGTCTCGCGGAAGGCTTCGCGCTCGGCCTCGAACGCGTCGCGCTCGGCGCGGCTGCGGTCGACCATGCGGAAGACGTAGACGTCGTCGCGCGACTGCACCGGGGCGTTGACCGTGGGGTTGTTAAGCGTCAGTGAGGCGGTGGCCTGAACGACGTCTTCGACAAGCCCGATGCCCGGCACAAGGCCGCGGCCCTGAAGCGAGAAGGGCTCGGAGCGCACCGCTTCAAAGCCGGCGTTTTCAAGCTCGGTGACCATCGTCTCGATCTGGGCGTCGCTCAGCGCCTCGCCAACCGGAAATTTTTCCATGATGCCCAGGGCGGGCTCCAGGCGTCGGCGCGCCGAGTCGACCACCCCGCGGCTGCGCAGCAGGTGGGAGGCGATTTCGCGCTTGAGGGGGCGAGTCAACTCGAGGGGTTGTGGGGGTATGCGCTCGAGCACTTTGTAGGCGTACTGGCCGCGGGGGCCGCTCATCTCAAAGCCGATGTCTTTTGCGTCTTCTTCAAAGATCGCCGGGTTCTCGGGTTTGATCAGGAAGGCTTCCGGGCGCAGCTCCAGGCCCAGGCCGGCGGCGATGGCCTCGGCGTCTTCGCCGGCTTCCAGGCGTCGGGCAGCCTCGCGCACCGCCTCGGGCTTATCGCCGCCTTTGGGGCGGAGCACGGTCAGGCGCGCGGTCTCCGGGCGCATGTAGCGCTGGGGGTTGTCGCGGTAGTAGGCCTCGATCTCGTCGGCCATCGCCACCACGGCCTCATCGATCTCGCGGCTGGTGGGGGTGTTGGTGCCGCGCACGACGACCAGCGTGGCGGTGTCGTTGGCGGCCTCGTAGATGGCCCAGAGGGCCTCATCGTCAAAACGCTCGACCAGCTGCTGATGGACCTTTTCGGCGTAGACCATGTCGTCGACCAGGTGGCGGACGTCGTCTTCGCTTAAGCCGGCCTCATTGAGGTGTTTGCGCAGCGTGGCGCTCTCGTCGCTCTCTTCGAAGAGGGGCAAAAATGGCGCGAGCTGCTCCTGCTCGCGCACAAGTTTGATGCGATCTTCGGGGGTGATGCTCAGCTCCCACTCCTCGGCAGCCAGGCGCATCACCTTAAAGTGCAGCAGGTTGTTGACCAGGCTGGACTGGGCCTGCGGGGTGCGAAACCAGCGCTCGTCGGGCGCGGCAAAGGAGCCGTCTTCGCCGCGGGGGGCGAAGATGCGCAGGCGATCCACAGCTTTTTCCACCTCACCCAGGGTCAGCGAGACGCCTTCGCCACGGATGACCTCGGAGGTGGGGGCGGGGGGATCGGCGGGGTGTTCGGCTGAGTTATCAGCCGAAGCCTCCTGCGCGGCGGAGGTGTTCTCCGGGGCGCTCTCCTCGGAGCTGTCGCAGGCGGCCAGCACCAGGGCCAGCGCTAAAGCCAGCGAGGGCAGGGGGAGGCCGGGGCGGAAGGGATGTCGTCGTCGCGTCGAGCTTGCGCGCATGGGGACTCTCTGTTAGGAGGGGGCTCGCGTGAGCGGCCCTGAAAATTCAGGCGACCTTTCGCGAAGTGACCTTGCCACGGTGTGCCGTGGCGCTCAACAAACGATCGGTGCGCCTGTGTTCCGAAGACTCGGAGGGCGCGCCCGCGGTGGCTGCCATAGCAGCGTCGCCCCCCATGGCTGCTCCCAGCCCGGAGGCGAA harbors:
- a CDS encoding peptidyl-prolyl cis-trans isomerase codes for the protein MRASSTRRRHPFRPGLPLPSLALALALVLAACDSSEESAPENTSAAQEASADNSAEHPADPPAPTSEVIRGEGVSLTLGEVEKAVDRLRIFAPRGEDGSFAAPDERWFRTPQAQSSLVNNLLHFKVMRLAAEEWELSITPEDRIKLVREQEQLAPFLPLFEESDESATLRKHLNEAGLSEDDVRHLVDDMVYAEKVHQQLVERFDDEALWAIYEAANDTATLVVVRGTNTPTSREIDEAVVAMADEIEAYYRDNPQRYMRPETARLTVLRPKGGDKPEAVREAARRLEAGEDAEAIAAGLGLELRPEAFLIKPENPAIFEEDAKDIGFEMSGPRGQYAYKVLERIPPQPLELTRPLKREIASHLLRSRGVVDSARRRLEPALGIMEKFPVGEALSDAQIETMVTELENAGFEAVRSEPFSLQGRGLVPGIGLVEDVVQATASLTLNNPTVNAPVQSRDDVYVFRMVDRSRAERDAFEAEREAFRETFMARNAQRFNQEFVQKTRDERNITVNLEPVRQRYPLMSKEEQSAFVAEQNAAPQPAPAPEASAQPSPTSER